One genomic segment of Salinigranum rubrum includes these proteins:
- a CDS encoding DUF7311 family protein, with the protein MTAVRTLLTVVVATALLGASLPAVEDARTDRTAARLDAAATRLSGVSAALVAADDPVAAGERGAGRTVVVSLPSGGFADARAAYLSIGGLPNDSRQPPTTVGYRVADSPPRRLDAGVRFFVGERPLVLPPGRHTLRLTLVRRGGATGVRVSVVGHAGSTRETNRTGPPISTATPADAERRSLAP; encoded by the coding sequence GTGACTGCGGTCCGAACGCTTCTCACGGTCGTCGTCGCGACGGCGCTGCTCGGCGCGTCGCTGCCGGCCGTCGAGGACGCTCGAACCGACCGCACCGCCGCGCGACTCGACGCGGCGGCCACCCGGCTGTCGGGCGTCTCGGCCGCTCTCGTCGCGGCCGACGACCCGGTCGCCGCCGGTGAACGAGGCGCGGGTCGGACGGTCGTGGTTTCGCTCCCGTCGGGCGGGTTCGCGGACGCCCGCGCCGCGTATCTCTCCATCGGCGGTCTCCCGAACGACTCCCGACAGCCGCCGACGACGGTCGGCTACCGCGTCGCCGACAGCCCCCCACGACGGCTCGACGCGGGCGTCCGGTTCTTCGTCGGCGAACGCCCGCTCGTTCTCCCGCCGGGCCGACACACGCTTCGACTGACACTCGTTCGGCGGGGCGGGGCGACCGGCGTCCGCGTCAGCGTGGTCGGTCACGCCGGGTCGACGAGGGAGACGAACCGGACGGGACCCCCGATCTCGACGGCGACACCGGCCGACGCCGAGCGTCGCTCCCTCGCTCCCTGA
- a CDS encoding DUF7286 family protein: protein MRLADDTRGRVPFALIGVLLLLGSTTYASTLATGNPRVDRDAEVAMDRAAAASETALRTAVSRAARDAARTPVVDPAANTWGDVVNDSRPFRDSLRIRIYVAARESFERASYSRGDVVAAASLPATPTAEALDRGLDRVRVRSVENGTSLEVRLSNVSVVAREQGTVVARETTNWTVIVATPVLALHDRTVGFEESLARGPLEGPGLGRRLTARLYPLAWARGYGQWGGAPVSNVVSTRHVGVATNGAVLELQQAAYGHADPTGRAAQRTALARFAQQEARAGLSTPGTSLATSVAPPPTVDPDDAPRQVPRLARSDAPTPEKRVDVGVNDTADGAYAALQEGDSGPSLDEVLERAYRVNLTLRTQATLVETEPWPRPRPPRPDVTLVNESVTSRATVEPGSASLPARPPNATRFRAETRHVAVSHTLRWTWARGNTTFESTATVRERYAVGVAVDGSLPALPGTPDRPVVPVFEEGGALDGPNLGDVPSEADGFLADRGGVRSIAETRALDGPDALDRNGTVTGDRPADLREWVTADLLALNRAVRNASTSVRMGDAATGRANPSANLSARLATRRDALVDAPTQYDGAADRARVAVRAAYLARVDARLSDRSDAAAGANDRLESVLRDRGVDLDGWATEVMSTRTDTSPDPYSVGGPLGGEDAFVPQGGPPYLDVQGVDRTDAAWSTRHGTEYPLRTRNVNVFTVPYGDAVDAVFETTETETVRLHTAAVTLRAAERAEESMPATRRDALDEGVSRSLDHVGSRTREVLRRETTLSYSDADRAVDDAFATWNRTSARALAVTNGSFVPRVVNEAGLDGREAARVRVHLRAAVAKARDSEKTRVEREYVDDAASAVREFSKAAATEAVGAAVGNGTDRLAKRTKGKAVVLPAGLPLLPTPTNWYATVNVWDVHVRGYYPRFAVRTTRGGPGKTVTYVRDGGCATLDIDEDGSEEKLGCASRVDVSVRTVVLVAVPPGKTGVGDTDGQAVEDSPGWDEPYPWEENPEEQYRPPVGRLSP from the coding sequence ATGCGGCTGGCAGACGACACCCGCGGGCGGGTCCCGTTCGCGCTCATCGGCGTGTTGCTCCTCCTCGGGAGCACGACGTACGCGAGTACGCTCGCCACGGGGAATCCGAGAGTCGACCGGGACGCCGAGGTGGCGATGGACCGGGCGGCGGCGGCCTCCGAGACGGCGCTCCGGACCGCGGTTTCGCGCGCCGCTCGGGACGCCGCGCGAACGCCCGTCGTCGACCCGGCGGCCAACACCTGGGGCGACGTCGTGAACGACTCCCGGCCGTTCCGCGACAGCCTCCGGATCAGAATCTACGTCGCCGCACGCGAGAGTTTCGAGCGCGCTTCGTACTCCCGCGGTGACGTCGTCGCCGCCGCCTCGCTGCCGGCGACGCCGACGGCCGAAGCCCTCGACCGGGGACTCGACCGCGTTCGCGTCCGCAGCGTCGAGAACGGCACGTCGCTGGAGGTGCGCCTCAGCAACGTCTCGGTGGTCGCCCGAGAGCAGGGGACGGTAGTCGCTCGCGAGACGACGAACTGGACAGTCATCGTCGCGACGCCCGTCCTCGCGCTCCACGACCGCACAGTCGGATTCGAGGAGTCGCTGGCGCGTGGCCCGCTCGAAGGGCCCGGACTCGGACGGCGACTCACCGCCCGTCTCTACCCACTCGCCTGGGCGCGCGGCTACGGGCAGTGGGGTGGCGCGCCCGTCAGCAACGTCGTCAGCACTCGCCACGTGGGCGTGGCGACGAACGGGGCCGTCCTCGAACTCCAGCAGGCGGCGTACGGGCACGCGGACCCGACCGGCCGAGCGGCCCAGCGGACCGCGCTCGCTCGCTTCGCCCAGCAGGAGGCCCGCGCCGGATTGAGTACGCCCGGGACGAGTCTGGCGACGAGCGTCGCCCCGCCGCCGACGGTCGACCCCGACGACGCACCGAGACAGGTGCCGCGACTCGCGCGTTCGGACGCCCCGACGCCGGAGAAACGGGTCGACGTCGGCGTCAACGACACGGCCGACGGGGCGTACGCCGCGTTGCAGGAGGGCGATTCGGGTCCGTCGCTCGACGAGGTGCTCGAACGCGCCTACCGGGTGAATCTCACCCTTCGAACGCAAGCGACGCTCGTCGAGACGGAGCCGTGGCCGCGGCCACGACCCCCGCGTCCCGACGTCACGCTCGTCAACGAGTCGGTCACGTCCCGCGCGACGGTCGAACCCGGGTCGGCGTCGCTGCCGGCGCGTCCGCCGAACGCGACCCGGTTCCGGGCCGAGACCCGGCACGTCGCGGTCAGCCACACCCTCCGGTGGACCTGGGCGCGAGGAAACACGACCTTCGAGTCGACGGCGACGGTGCGGGAGCGGTACGCCGTCGGCGTCGCCGTCGACGGCTCCCTCCCGGCGCTTCCCGGTACCCCCGACAGGCCGGTCGTTCCCGTCTTCGAGGAGGGCGGCGCTCTCGACGGTCCCAACCTCGGCGACGTTCCTTCAGAGGCCGACGGGTTCCTCGCGGACCGGGGCGGCGTCCGGAGCATCGCCGAGACGCGAGCGCTCGACGGCCCGGACGCGCTCGACCGGAACGGGACGGTCACGGGTGACCGACCGGCGGACCTCCGCGAGTGGGTCACGGCGGACCTCCTCGCCCTCAACCGGGCGGTCCGAAACGCCTCGACGTCCGTCCGGATGGGCGACGCCGCCACCGGGCGGGCGAACCCGTCGGCGAACCTCTCAGCACGGCTCGCCACTCGTCGAGACGCGCTCGTCGACGCCCCGACGCAGTACGACGGCGCCGCCGACCGTGCCCGCGTCGCCGTCCGGGCGGCGTACCTCGCGCGGGTCGACGCACGGCTCTCGGACCGCTCGGACGCGGCGGCGGGAGCGAACGACCGGCTCGAAAGCGTCCTGCGCGACCGGGGCGTCGACCTCGACGGCTGGGCGACGGAGGTCATGTCCACCCGCACCGACACGTCCCCCGACCCGTACTCCGTCGGCGGACCGCTCGGCGGCGAAGACGCGTTCGTCCCGCAGGGCGGCCCGCCGTACCTCGACGTTCAGGGCGTCGACCGCACCGACGCGGCGTGGAGCACGCGTCACGGGACCGAGTACCCGCTGCGGACGCGGAACGTCAACGTGTTCACCGTCCCGTACGGCGACGCGGTCGACGCCGTGTTCGAGACGACCGAGACGGAGACCGTCCGGCTTCACACCGCGGCCGTGACGCTCCGCGCCGCCGAACGAGCCGAGGAGTCGATGCCGGCGACTCGACGCGACGCCCTCGACGAGGGAGTCTCCCGGTCGCTCGACCACGTCGGTTCCCGGACGCGGGAGGTCCTCCGACGCGAGACGACGCTCTCGTACTCGGACGCGGACCGAGCCGTCGACGACGCCTTCGCGACGTGGAACCGGACCTCGGCGCGAGCGCTCGCGGTCACGAACGGTTCGTTCGTCCCGCGCGTGGTCAACGAGGCTGGCCTCGACGGACGGGAGGCCGCTCGGGTTCGGGTCCACCTCCGGGCCGCCGTGGCGAAGGCCCGAGACAGCGAGAAGACGCGCGTCGAGCGCGAGTACGTCGACGACGCGGCCAGCGCGGTCAGGGAGTTCTCGAAGGCGGCGGCCACCGAAGCGGTCGGGGCGGCCGTCGGAAACGGGACGGACCGACTCGCGAAGCGGACGAAGGGGAAGGCAGTGGTGCTCCCCGCGGGTCTCCCGCTCCTCCCGACGCCGACTAACTGGTACGCCACCGTGAACGTCTGGGACGTCCACGTTCGCGGGTACTACCCGCGCTTCGCCGTCCGAACGACGCGGGGCGGTCCCGGGAAGACGGTGACGTACGTCCGTGACGGCGGCTGTGCGACGCTGGACATCGACGAGGACGGCAGCGAGGAGAAACTCGGCTGTGCGTCGCGTGTCGACGTCTCGGTTCGTACCGTCGTCCTCGTCGCGGTCCCGCCCGGTAAGACGGGCGTCGGCGACACCGACGGTCAGGCCGTCGAGGACTCGCCCGGGTGGGACGAGCCGTACCCCTGGGAGGAGAACCCGGAGGAGCAGTACCGTCCCCCGGTCGGTCGACTCTCCCCCTGA
- a CDS encoding DUF7310 family coiled-coil domain-containing protein: MTDDIRTRLDAVERAVADGETDLTNLADAASVERRLTAVEERLDALEARLDTLDATTQAVRGYLSGVDGVTEDVERQAALALAKAEAVEAHVFDADEGLAVERVPATEGRSADRPDDEGPGGQRRDTEPTGPTTDVDTNVGVDRPSSGVLDAARTERESSLVARLRDAL; this comes from the coding sequence ATGACCGACGACATCCGAACCAGGCTCGACGCGGTCGAACGGGCGGTCGCCGACGGGGAGACCGACCTCACGAACCTCGCCGACGCCGCCAGCGTCGAGAGACGACTCACCGCCGTCGAGGAGCGACTCGACGCGCTCGAAGCGCGACTCGACACCCTGGACGCGACGACGCAGGCGGTGCGCGGTTACCTCAGCGGCGTCGACGGCGTCACCGAGGACGTCGAACGCCAGGCGGCGCTGGCGCTCGCGAAGGCCGAGGCGGTCGAAGCCCACGTGTTCGACGCCGACGAGGGACTCGCCGTCGAACGGGTCCCGGCGACGGAGGGTCGGAGCGCGGACCGGCCGGACGACGAAGGTCCGGGCGGTCAGCGACGAGACACCGAGCCGACCGGTCCGACCACGGACGTGGATACGAACGTCGGCGTCGACCGACCGTCCTCGGGCGTTCTCGACGCCGCTCGAACCGAGCGCGAGTCGTCGCTCGTCGCGCGACTCCGGGACGCGCTGTGA
- a CDS encoding alkaline phosphatase family protein, with translation MGLFDRLRGTDHPRVAFIGIDGVPFTLLSEHPDEFPNVASLINEGSAGPIDSIVPPESSACWPSLTTGVNPGETGVYGFQDREVGSYDTYVPMGRDVQATRLWDRVSQDGRDATVLNVPVTFPPQRNVQRMVSGFLSPSVDKAAYPDDFASYLQSIDYAIDVNAKLGHQEDKSEFMDDAHRTIDRRFEAFSHYIQEDDWDLFFGVFMTTDRVNHFLFKDYERLAPGATGDTEGLKEENRELFLDFYRKVDEYIGKIRSMLPDDVTLVVASDHGFTSLDHEVNCNAWLEENGWLSYDDDDHEELGDISDDTRAYSLIPGRFYINLDGREPRGSVPQEEYESVRDELKAALEAWEGPDGKKVAAQVVEKEEAFRGDHDDIAPDLVVVPNHGFDLKSGFKAKESVFAQGPRNGMHSFDNATLIVDDPDVAIEDADLFDIAPTILDLMELEYTRTDFDGASLVRQ, from the coding sequence ATGGGATTGTTCGACCGACTGCGCGGAACCGACCACCCGCGCGTCGCCTTCATCGGAATCGACGGGGTTCCGTTCACGCTCCTCTCGGAGCACCCCGACGAGTTCCCCAACGTCGCCTCGCTCATCAACGAGGGGAGCGCCGGCCCCATCGACAGCATCGTCCCGCCCGAATCGAGCGCCTGCTGGCCCTCGCTCACCACCGGCGTGAACCCCGGCGAGACCGGCGTCTACGGCTTTCAGGACCGGGAAGTCGGCTCGTACGACACGTACGTCCCGATGGGACGTGACGTCCAGGCGACCCGACTGTGGGACCGCGTCAGCCAGGACGGCCGCGACGCGACTGTGCTCAACGTCCCGGTCACGTTCCCGCCCCAGCGGAACGTCCAGCGGATGGTCTCGGGTTTCCTCTCGCCCTCCGTCGACAAGGCGGCGTACCCCGACGACTTCGCCAGCTACCTCCAGTCTATCGACTACGCCATCGACGTCAACGCCAAACTCGGCCACCAGGAGGACAAAAGCGAGTTCATGGACGACGCCCACCGCACTATCGACAGGCGGTTCGAGGCGTTCAGCCACTACATTCAGGAGGACGATTGGGACCTCTTCTTCGGCGTCTTCATGACGACCGACCGGGTCAACCACTTCCTCTTCAAGGACTACGAGCGCCTCGCGCCCGGCGCGACCGGCGACACCGAGGGGCTGAAAGAGGAGAACCGCGAACTCTTCTTGGACTTTTACCGCAAGGTCGACGAGTACATCGGGAAGATTCGCTCGATGCTCCCCGACGACGTGACGCTCGTCGTCGCCTCCGACCACGGCTTCACGTCGCTCGACCACGAGGTCAACTGCAACGCCTGGCTCGAAGAGAACGGCTGGCTCTCGTACGACGACGACGACCACGAGGAACTCGGCGACATCTCCGACGACACCCGGGCGTACTCGCTCATCCCCGGGCGCTTTTACATCAACCTCGACGGAAGAGAGCCGCGTGGCTCCGTCCCGCAGGAGGAGTACGAGTCCGTCCGCGACGAACTCAAAGCGGCGTTGGAAGCGTGGGAGGGGCCCGACGGGAAGAAGGTCGCCGCACAGGTCGTCGAGAAGGAGGAGGCGTTCCGCGGCGACCACGACGACATCGCCCCGGACCTCGTCGTCGTGCCGAACCACGGCTTCGACCTCAAGTCCGGCTTCAAGGCCAAGGAGTCGGTGTTCGCACAGGGCCCGCGCAACGGGATGCACTCGTTCGACAACGCGACCCTCATCGTCGACGACCCCGACGTCGCCATCGAGGACGCGGACCTGTTCGACATCGCGCCCACCATCCTCGACCTGATGGAACTCGAATACACCCGCACCGACTTCGACGGCGCGAGCCTCGTCCGGCAGTAG
- a CDS encoding ATPase, T2SS/T4P/T4SS family — MTLLTALVDRSRALLGTESEVACSCDVSFETPAGTHTTPDTELRVDADNCPGEGDLTSSPDCRATVIGALTERDADVVRIRAGGVVRTYVDDACAFLVAAGRFAERAAHHDERLAARALYDPLGAAHEATGRAGPVARLAAETGLALGAERVAAEDGYGSVLRAFVAPTVARCRVDVDPPVGATLRDAWDLDTGARVRLYDATDGRRRYHLLPAWHSLDGATLETLGAARRLLATGAVSGGPRAPHRAARRVADDADPVDELGALLARYTRGHGVLDDLFSDSRVTDVFVTSPVDENPVRVVVDGARLATNVHLSPEGAAALASRFRRASGRAFSRATPTLDATVDTQTDRRIRLAGVAPPASDGLGFAFRAHDETAWTLARLVSLGTLPASAAGLLSVAVERGAATLVAGPRGAGKTTTLGALLWELPTTTRAVVVEDTPELPVAALREQDRDVQSIRTGLDDGAALSPDEALRAALRLGDGALAVGEVRGEEAQVLYEAMRVGAADGAVLGTVHGVGGDGVKARMVTDLSVSERAFGATDLVVTLTAEAGRRVTRVEEVRTTDERVHFATLFDIEDGDDRLRSTGVLDRGESVLLSALALPGESYADVRARVSERGEAIACHAEAGLTAPEERGY, encoded by the coding sequence ATGACGCTACTCACCGCGCTCGTCGACCGCTCGCGGGCGCTTTTGGGAACCGAGTCCGAGGTGGCGTGTTCGTGTGACGTCTCCTTCGAGACACCCGCCGGCACCCACACCACGCCCGACACCGAACTCCGCGTCGACGCGGACAACTGTCCCGGGGAAGGTGACCTGACCTCCTCACCCGACTGCCGAGCGACGGTGATCGGGGCGCTCACCGAACGCGACGCCGACGTCGTCCGCATCCGCGCCGGCGGCGTCGTTCGCACCTACGTCGACGACGCCTGTGCGTTTCTCGTCGCCGCGGGGCGGTTCGCCGAACGCGCCGCTCACCACGACGAGCGCCTCGCCGCGCGGGCGCTGTACGACCCGCTCGGTGCCGCACACGAGGCGACCGGACGGGCCGGACCCGTCGCGCGACTCGCGGCCGAGACGGGCCTCGCACTGGGTGCCGAACGGGTCGCCGCGGAGGACGGGTACGGCTCCGTCCTTCGGGCGTTCGTCGCACCGACCGTCGCCCGATGTCGCGTCGACGTCGACCCGCCCGTCGGGGCGACGCTCCGTGACGCCTGGGACCTCGATACCGGGGCGCGCGTCCGGCTGTACGACGCGACCGACGGGAGGCGGCGCTACCACCTGCTCCCGGCGTGGCACTCCCTCGACGGGGCGACGCTGGAAACCCTCGGCGCTGCGCGTCGTCTCCTCGCCACTGGCGCTGTCTCGGGCGGGCCTCGCGCTCCCCACCGGGCGGCCCGACGAGTCGCGGACGACGCCGACCCCGTCGACGAACTCGGCGCGCTCCTCGCGAGATACACCCGCGGCCACGGCGTGCTGGACGACCTCTTCTCGGACTCTCGGGTGACCGACGTCTTCGTCACGAGCCCCGTCGACGAGAACCCCGTTCGCGTCGTCGTCGACGGCGCTCGTCTGGCGACGAACGTCCACCTCTCGCCCGAGGGCGCGGCGGCGCTCGCCTCGCGGTTCCGACGGGCATCGGGTCGAGCGTTCTCGCGGGCGACGCCGACGCTCGACGCGACGGTCGACACACAGACCGACCGCCGCATCAGACTCGCCGGTGTCGCTCCGCCCGCCAGCGACGGCCTCGGCTTCGCGTTCCGGGCGCACGACGAAACCGCGTGGACGCTCGCCCGCCTCGTCTCCCTCGGGACGCTCCCGGCCTCTGCGGCCGGGTTGCTCTCGGTCGCCGTCGAGCGCGGGGCGGCGACGCTCGTCGCCGGCCCACGCGGCGCGGGGAAGACGACAACGCTCGGCGCGCTCCTCTGGGAACTCCCCACCACGACACGGGCGGTCGTCGTCGAGGACACGCCCGAACTCCCGGTCGCCGCGCTCCGCGAGCAGGACCGCGACGTTCAGTCGATACGGACCGGACTCGACGACGGGGCCGCGCTCTCGCCCGACGAGGCGCTCCGGGCGGCGTTGCGTCTCGGCGACGGTGCGCTCGCGGTCGGGGAGGTCCGCGGCGAGGAGGCGCAGGTCCTCTACGAAGCGATGCGCGTCGGTGCGGCCGACGGCGCGGTCCTCGGGACCGTCCACGGCGTCGGCGGCGACGGGGTAAAAGCGCGGATGGTGACGGACCTCTCCGTCTCGGAGCGGGCCTTCGGCGCGACCGACCTCGTGGTGACGCTCACCGCCGAGGCCGGCCGTCGTGTGACGCGCGTCGAGGAGGTCCGCACGACGGACGAAAGGGTCCACTTCGCCACGTTGTTCGACATCGAGGACGGGGACGACCGACTCCGGTCGACCGGCGTACTGGACCGCGGCGAGAGCGTCCTCCTCTCGGCGCTCGCGCTCCCGGGCGAGTCGTACGCGGACGTCCGCGCCCGGGTGTCCGAGCGCGGCGAGGCCATCGCATGCCACGCGGAGGCTGGGCTCACGGCCCCGGAGGAGCGGGGCTACTGA
- a CDS encoding DUF7284 family protein yields the protein MSRDERGISTVVDVSVFLLLVSAAVFSVVTAPADPVGATVTPERDEATVETLATTTTTVGYDLGVDDRTGEPIERVRHGTLAELLAEAAVANASVDGTPTSPYAAGFVDAVRASVTPLFDGRTQVVATWRPLPGSGLVGEVRVGPTPPAGATVHAATLSVDSGMPAARDSALAASSGGYGRVADVAARRTVDGLFPPRRTRVALRGGAADAVVVRERFASMRSTYGSETTFDAGVEPATTDLAVAVAERTERSFERRFETPRAAAESVRTARVTVVVRTWS from the coding sequence ATGAGTCGCGACGAGCGGGGAATCAGCACCGTCGTCGACGTGTCGGTGTTTCTCCTCCTCGTGAGCGCCGCGGTGTTCTCGGTCGTGACCGCCCCTGCCGACCCCGTCGGCGCGACGGTGACTCCCGAGCGCGACGAGGCCACGGTCGAGACGCTCGCGACGACCACCACCACTGTCGGATACGACCTCGGCGTCGACGACCGGACCGGCGAGCCGATCGAGCGCGTCCGCCACGGGACGCTGGCCGAACTCCTCGCCGAGGCCGCCGTCGCGAACGCCTCGGTCGACGGGACGCCCACCTCGCCGTACGCCGCCGGCTTCGTCGACGCGGTCCGTGCGTCCGTCACGCCGCTGTTCGACGGCCGGACGCAGGTCGTCGCGACGTGGCGACCCCTCCCGGGGAGCGGCCTCGTCGGGGAGGTCCGCGTCGGTCCCACGCCGCCGGCCGGCGCGACGGTCCACGCTGCGACCCTGTCGGTCGACAGCGGGATGCCGGCCGCCCGCGACTCGGCGCTGGCTGCCTCGTCGGGCGGGTACGGACGCGTCGCGGACGTCGCCGCCCGCCGCACCGTCGACGGGTTGTTCCCGCCCCGCCGGACGCGGGTCGCGCTGCGCGGCGGCGCGGCAGACGCCGTCGTCGTCCGCGAGCGGTTCGCGTCGATGCGGTCGACGTACGGCTCGGAGACGACGTTCGACGCGGGCGTCGAGCCCGCAACGACCGACCTCGCGGTGGCAGTCGCCGAACGAACCGAACGGTCCTTCGAGCGGCGGTTCGAGACGCCGCGGGCGGCGGCCGAGTCGGTTCGGACCGCCCGCGTGACCGTCGTCGTCAGGACGTGGTCCTGA
- a CDS encoding DUF5788 family protein, whose translation MKEYQQKQLLERVNREGATVGADIPDRIAVQGEEVNLREFVFEIKRRDTIPPGERDRVERAKKNLRRERLQRVQQIERNEVSYEEGAELVESVIGIDRALNALEQLRPADLEREAKAQHAADQKRWMKFLKQALGREDANKPNRR comes from the coding sequence GTGAAAGAGTACCAGCAGAAACAGCTGTTGGAACGCGTCAATCGGGAGGGTGCGACCGTCGGCGCGGACATCCCCGACCGCATCGCCGTCCAGGGGGAGGAGGTGAACCTCCGGGAGTTCGTCTTCGAGATCAAGCGCCGCGACACCATCCCGCCGGGCGAGCGCGACCGGGTCGAGCGCGCGAAGAAGAACCTCCGCCGCGAGCGACTCCAGCGCGTCCAGCAGATCGAGCGCAACGAGGTCAGCTACGAGGAAGGGGCGGAACTCGTCGAGAGCGTCATCGGCATCGACCGGGCGCTGAACGCGCTCGAACAGCTTCGTCCGGCGGACCTCGAACGCGAGGCGAAGGCCCAGCACGCGGCCGACCAGAAGCGGTGGATGAAGTTCCTCAAGCAGGCGCTGGGGCGCGAAGACGCCAACAAGCCCAACCGCCGATGA
- a CDS encoding DUF7285 family protein: protein MFDPAPSRRGQVEPLAALAALFAVCVGLSTYALVVADAGVSTDRDAAGPALAAVHDEVSVRGVVHPDRLGRALDARPLGSRLNVSLTTDGRQWTVGPDAAVRGDRAFRRVSVRLGPGRVRHGRLRAVVWR, encoded by the coding sequence GTGTTCGACCCCGCGCCCTCTCGCCGAGGACAGGTCGAACCGCTCGCGGCGCTGGCCGCCCTGTTCGCCGTCTGTGTCGGGCTGTCGACGTACGCGCTCGTCGTCGCCGACGCCGGCGTCTCGACCGACCGTGACGCTGCCGGCCCGGCGCTGGCTGCCGTCCACGACGAGGTCTCCGTTCGAGGCGTCGTCCATCCGGACCGCCTCGGGCGCGCACTCGACGCGCGGCCGCTCGGCTCCCGGCTCAACGTCTCGCTCACGACGGACGGGCGACAGTGGACGGTAGGGCCCGACGCCGCGGTACGCGGCGACCGGGCGTTCCGGCGCGTGAGCGTCCGCCTCGGGCCGGGACGCGTGCGCCACGGCCGGCTCCGGGCGGTGGTGTGGCGATGA
- a CDS encoding tubulin/FtsZ family protein, whose amino-acid sequence MQSALIGVGQAGGKLVSALQAFDADENHGSVRHAVAINTASADLRPLPNTVQTLLVGQSRVSGHGVGGDNELGAQVMREDREEVLDTVTIDSATEAVFVVAGLGGGTGSGGAPVLVQELKRVYDVPVYAIGVLPGRDEGAMYQVNAGRSLKTLAREADSVLLVDNDSFRRAGDSLGSGYERINEAIARRLGLLLAAGEVDTGSDVAESVVDASELINTLRNGTLATIGYADASVARDAAENVNVVTSTTRRALLTGTAIEADSADAALVVVAGRPEAIPRKGVERARRWVEEETGCMQVRGGDFPVASEKLASLVLLSGIERTARVESFFERAREAASGSESESDASGSGSEPRESAADQWAVDELDDLT is encoded by the coding sequence ATGCAGTCCGCCCTGATCGGCGTCGGTCAGGCGGGCGGAAAACTCGTCAGCGCCCTCCAGGCGTTCGATGCTGACGAGAACCACGGCTCCGTCCGCCACGCGGTCGCGATCAACACCGCCTCGGCCGACCTCCGCCCGCTCCCCAACACGGTACAGACCCTTCTCGTCGGACAGTCACGCGTCTCCGGCCACGGCGTCGGCGGCGACAACGAACTCGGCGCGCAGGTGATGCGCGAGGACCGCGAAGAAGTACTCGACACGGTCACTATCGACTCGGCGACCGAGGCCGTCTTCGTCGTCGCCGGACTCGGCGGCGGCACCGGGTCGGGGGGCGCGCCGGTGCTCGTCCAGGAGTTGAAACGCGTCTACGACGTGCCCGTCTACGCCATCGGCGTCCTCCCCGGGCGAGACGAAGGAGCGATGTACCAGGTGAACGCGGGGCGCTCGTTGAAAACGCTCGCACGCGAGGCCGACTCGGTCCTCCTCGTCGACAACGATTCGTTCCGACGGGCGGGCGACAGCCTCGGGTCGGGCTACGAGCGGATCAACGAGGCCATCGCGCGCCGACTCGGACTCTTGCTCGCGGCGGGCGAGGTCGACACCGGGAGCGACGTCGCCGAATCGGTCGTCGACGCGTCGGAACTCATCAACACCCTTCGGAACGGGACGCTCGCGACGATCGGTTACGCGGACGCGTCGGTCGCGCGCGATGCCGCCGAGAACGTCAACGTCGTGACGAGCACGACCCGCCGGGCGCTCCTGACCGGGACGGCCATCGAGGCCGACAGCGCCGACGCGGCGCTCGTCGTCGTGGCGGGGCGGCCGGAAGCCATCCCGCGGAAGGGCGTCGAGCGTGCGCGACGCTGGGTCGAGGAGGAGACCGGGTGTATGCAGGTCCGCGGCGGCGACTTCCCCGTCGCCTCGGAGAAACTCGCGTCGCTCGTTCTGTTGAGCGGCATCGAGCGGACGGCGCGGGTAGAGTCGTTCTTCGAGCGCGCGCGTGAGGCGGCGAGCGGGAGTGAGAGCGAGTCCGACGCGTCGGGGTCGGGGTCGGAGCCGAGAGAGTCGGCGGCCGACCAGTGGGCCGTCGACGAACTCGACGACCTCACCTGA
- a CDS encoding DUF7283 family protein: MFDAPVDAWYAWLGLSAAALVVLGVVTSLPTAPPPDASDVAGTVDAVATTEYDTTVSRALDAQTIRVGPRRIGLRNDAGTTHATLGYRVVSVTRDARLVRVLRGETPESAFDSSAAFGRAVSAARARDPAWRPAGDHLVVRHVSWGGVDVTLVGTLDARPGGV, translated from the coding sequence ATGTTCGACGCTCCAGTCGATGCGTGGTACGCGTGGCTCGGCCTCTCGGCCGCGGCACTCGTCGTTCTCGGCGTCGTCACGTCGCTCCCGACGGCACCGCCGCCGGACGCCTCGGACGTCGCCGGGACCGTCGACGCCGTCGCGACGACCGAGTACGACACGACGGTCAGCCGCGCGCTCGACGCGCAGACGATCCGAGTCGGCCCGCGACGCATCGGGCTCCGAAACGACGCCGGCACGACGCACGCGACCCTCGGCTATCGCGTCGTTTCTGTCACCCGGGACGCGAGGCTCGTCCGCGTGCTTCGGGGAGAGACCCCGGAGTCGGCGTTCGACTCCTCCGCGGCGTTCGGGCGGGCGGTGAGCGCCGCCCGCGCACGGGACCCCGCGTGGCGGCCCGCGGGCGACCACCTGGTCGTTCGCCACGTCTCGTGGGGCGGCGTCGACGTCACGCTCGTCGGGACGCTCGACGCGAGACCGGGGGGCGTCTGA